Within Schaalia sp. HMT-172, the genomic segment GCCGCTCGATCTCGCGCCACCACTCCCGATCCCTGCGTGCCACCAGTACGGCGGCAATCACGAGCTCAGGGTGAAGCCCCTCGGGCAGGGGAGTCTGCACGCGCCGGGAGAGGCGATCCGCCAGTGAGGTCGCGACCTGGATCCTCAGCGCCCTGTTCAGGGAGCGGTTCGTGCCCAAGAACGCGCGAGCCTCGGCGACGAGCTCATCATCCAGGGGCAGGATCGTCGCAGTGGCAGCCCACACCTCAAGCCCCGGGGGCATCACGAGCGGCGGATAGAAGACAGCGGAGCCCTGCGAACACACCATCGTCCCGGCGGCCAGGTCACCCAGACGCTTGCCCTTGGAACTCAAAAACTCCGACGCGAGGGCGATGGCTCCGAGGGACAACCAGTTTTCCACGATCCCCACCCCGACACGAACCGCACTGTGGCGCGCCGTGATGGGGCCACCGTCGTCGCGCACGACGCGCAGGTTCATCGCCCACTTGCCCAGCGAACGCCCGCCGGTGGCAACCTCGACCGCGAAGGGGACGAAGAACAAGGTGGAAGAGGTGAGGGCAATGATGAAGATGCGCAGAGCCGATTCTGAGTCGCCCGACCAGGTCTTGGTCGCGATCAAGATGAGGATGAACATGGCGCCCACATACGTCGTCCCGTCGATCGTGGCGGAGGCGATCCTCTCCATCGGAGACGCGGGGGAGACGTCAAGACTCACCGCCTCGCCAGTGCGGACGTAATCATCCTGAAAGTCGCTCGACTCGATGCGTTGCGCGCTCATATGTGACACGCTAGTCCAATGGACATCGATGTGCTGCGGGTAAGCGGAAAAAACCAGTGGAAACGTCTCGATGAGCTCACGCGCGCCCGCGTACTGAGTGGCGAGGACATCGACGAGCTCGACCGCCTCTACCGCAGCGCTACCACGGACCTGGCGCGCGTGCGCACGGTGAGTCCCGACCCCGACGTCATCGCCGAACTCTCGCGCATCCTGTCGGCCGCGCGCGGGCGCCTGGCGGGCACCGGCGGCCTCACGGGCGCCGTCATCGCCCGCTTCTTCGTCGTCTCCCTGCCGCTGGCCCTGTACCGCATCCGCTGGGTGATCCTGGGGGTGATGGCCGTCTTCATCGCGCTGTGCGCGATCCAGGCCCACTACATGATGACAACCCCCGAGGCCATGAACGAGCTGGGCAGCCCCGAGAGGCTACGCACCTACGCGCAGTCCGAGTTCGTCGAGTATTACAGCCAGGACACGCACGCGGAATTCGGCGTGTCCGTGTGGGCGAACAACGCCTGGATCACCCTGATCAGCATCGGAACCGGCATCACCGGCTTCTTCCCCCTCAAAATACTGTGGGACAACGCGGTCTCACTGGGGACCTCCGCCGCGGTCGTCATCACCTATGGGGGCGCGTGGCACTTCTTCCGCTTCATCCTGCCCCACGGCGTGCCCGAGCTGACCGCGGTGTTCATCTCGATCGCGGCCGGGCTGCGGATCTTCTGGGCGTTCCTGGTCCCGGGCCCCGCGTCGCGCTTCCAGGCCGTCGGGCAGGCGGCGCGAGCCGCGATGACCGTGGCGGTGGGGTGCGCGATCCTGCTGGCGGGTAGCGGATTCCTGGAGGGCTTCGTGACGCCCTCCGAGCTGCCCGACGCCCTCAAGATTTCCCTCGGCCTCCTCCTGACGGCGGCGGCCTGGGCCTACATCCTCCTCCTCGGGCACCGCGCCGATCGGGCCGGGCTAAGCTCCGACGTCGGCACCGACGCCGGCTACTATCAGCCGGTCTCCGGCTAGGTCCCCGCTCGCCCGCTAGAGGCGCCCGCTAGAGGCGCCCGCTCTTCTTCAGCTCGATGTAGCGATCAGCCGTGCGGGCGGGCAGCAGGTCGGCGGAGGCCTGGAGCGTGAGGGCGCCGGCGAGGCGCACGTCGGCCGCCCCGGCCTCGTCCGCGCGCTGGGAGAGGGCTGCTGAGGCCGCCAAAAAGACCTCCTCGGCGTCCGCGCGGCCACGGCGCGCGCGCAGCTCGTCCGGGTCCGTCGCCGAGGCCACGAGCACCGTGTGACGCTCGGTCAGGCGCGACAGGGCATCCGTGAACTCTGTCTCCATGCCCGCGGGTGGGATCTTCGTGGCGATAACGACGAAGGCCGAATGGTGCACCGTCTGCTCGACGGTGGCCGCGACCTGCGACCAGTCGGTCACGTCCAGGCGCGCGGAGATGTCCGTGAAGGTGCGAGCGAGCGTCTCGATGATCTTCGGGCCGCGCACTCCGGAAACGCGGGCACGAACGTGTGAGTCCACTGCCAGGACGTGGACCTTGTCGCCCGCGCGGTCGGCGAGCGCAGCGAGGAGGAACGCCGTCTCGATAGAGGAGTCCAGGCGCGGCGCGCAGCCCAGGGCGATGGAATCCACCTCCATGCGCTCGGGGGCGCCCAGCAGCGCCGACGCGGCACGCCCGCAGTCCACGACGATGACGACGTGGCGGTCGCGTTCGGGACGCCACTGGCGCACCATGAGTTCGGGCGCGCGCGCCGAGGCCCTCCAGTCGATGTCGCGGGGGTCGTCGCCCAGGACATAGGCGCGCAGCGAATCGAACTCCGTTCCGGCCCCGCGCAGCGTCGTCGGGGTGGTGCCCTCCAGCTCGTGCAGTCGGGCCAGGCGCGAGGGCAGCAGGACGCGCGCCTTGAACTCGGGCAGGACCGACAGCGTCAGGGGCGCCGCGATGGATACCTGTCGTGCGCCCAGGTGTAGCGGCCCCCAGGAACGGATCGTGACCACGTCGGCGTGACGGGTTCCGCGGCGCGTCGGCGACAGCGTCGTGGAGATCTTCTCGGCGCCTCGCCCACCGATGGACACGCGTCGGCGCGGCGGCGAGGGGCGCAGGGAGGGCGGCCACGCGTCGCGCACGTCCAGGCTCATGCGCCGCTTCGTCGTGTTGGACAGGCGCAGGGTGGCCGTGGTCGTCTGGTCGGCGCGGATCGGGCCGGTCACCTCGCGCCGCAGGCGCAGGGTGCGCGGCGAGGGGGCGCCGAGCGCGTCGAGCACGCAGGTGGCGACGATGATGCCAAACCAGCCCCACGCGAAGGCCCGCGAGGGGGCGAACGCGAGCGGGATGAGCCCGACGAGGACGAGGAGCGCGCTGCGCGCCGAGACGATCATGGAGGCCTCAGCGGGGGACCGGGGTCGCCGCGAGGACGCCCGAGACGACGTCGGTGGCCGTGATGCCCTCGAGGTTGGCCTCGGCACGCAGCCCCAGGCGGTGCGCGAGCGTCACGGGCGCCATCGTCTTGACGTCGTCGGGGGTGACGAAGCCTCGGCCCTGCAGGAACGCCCAGACGCGCGAGGTGCGCAGCAGGGCGGTGGCGCCACGCGGGGAGACCCCGAGGCGCACGGCGGGGGAGGTGCGCGTCGCGCGGCACACGTCGACCAGGTAGGCCATGACGGCGGGCGCGATCTCGACGCGAGAGGCGGCCACGGCGGCGGCGTGGATGTCGGCGGCACCCGCGACCGGGCGGATGCCGGCCTCGGCCAGGGACATGGGGTTAAAACCCGCCTGATGGCGTGCGACGATGTCGATCTCCGCCTCACGCGAAGGAAGGGGCAGCTCGAGCTTGACGAGGAAGCGGTCCAGCTGGGCTTCGGGCAGCGGGTAGGTGCCCTCGTATTCGACGGGGTTCTGAGTCGCGATCACCATGAAGGGGTCAGGCAGCGCGCGGGTCGCGCCGTCGATGGAGACGGTGTGTTCCTCCATGGACTCCAGGAGCGCGGACTGCGTCTTGGGGGGCGTGCGGTTGATTTCGTCGGCGAGGAGGAGATTCGTGAAGACGGGACCTTCGCGGAAGACGAACTCGGAGCGCCCCGCGTCCCACACCATCGAGCCGGTGATGTCGGCGGGCATCAGGTCGGGGGTGAACTGGATGCGCGCCATCTCGACGTCGAGGGCTCGCGCGAGGGTGCGCACCAGGAGGGTCTTGGCGACGCCCGGGACGCCCTCCAGCAGGGCATGCCCGCCCGCGACGAGGGCCACGATGAGGCCGGTGGTCGCCCCGTCCTGGCCGACAACGGCCTTGCCGATTTCGGCCTTGAGCGCCAGGAGCGCCCCCTGCGTGTTCTTCTCGGCTTCGCTCAGGGAACGGCCCGACCATCCTTCGCCCGTGGGGGCAGTGAACGAGGCCGGGGCCCCCTGGGCGGGCGCGGCCAGGTTGGCGCCGCCGCGGGGCGCGTACCCGCCGGGAGGGACTGCGCCGGCCCCGGTGGGACCGTACTGCGGGGTGGGCATGGGGCTAGTCATGGCGTATCTCCTTCTCGAGGGCGTCGAGGTCGTTGGCGAGTTGGACGAGGTCCGCTTCGGAGGTCGGGGGAGGTCCCCACAGCAGCGTCTCGTAGCGGGAGGGGGGCAGGCCTCGCGCTTCGATGGCGCGAACCAGCGCCTCGCGGTCGGCGCTGTGTGCGACGCCGAGCGTGGATGCGATGCGCGAGGCCGTGGCGGAGCGCAGGGCCGTGGCGGCGTGCGCGTAGGAGCGCTGGGATCGCATGAGTCGCGCCTTACCAACGAGGGTTTCCGCCGCCGGAACCTCGATGGGCAGGCGCTCCGGTGTTAGGGGGCCCAGGCGCTTGCCGCGCGCCAGGGAGGCCAGCAGAACAGCTCCGATGACCATGAGGAAGGCGGGGGCCAGGTAGGGCGACTCAGTGAGGACGGGGTCTTCCTGCGACATGGAATCGTCGGAGGTGACGACGTACCAGGCGACCTTGTCGGTGCGGCCGATCGCGTTGAGGGCGAGCGCGGCGTTGCCCTCATCCAGGATCGCGCGGTTGCGCACGCGCAGCGAATCGGGGATGACGGCGCGGAACCTGCCGGGCTCGGAACGCTCCGCGTAGGCGTATTCCTGTCCGTCGGCGGTGAAGCACAGCTGCCAACCGGAGCCGCCGTTCGAGACCGTGTAGTTGGAAGACGTCAGGGAACGGGCGCGGTTGGCCGCCTCGGAGGAACACCCCGGCGAGGTTCGTTCGGGTGCCTTCCATGCGCGCGAGGACGTGAGGCCGTCCAGGTAGGAGGGCGAGGACCCGTATTCCTGCTCGAGCCCGATGTAGACGACGTTGGCTCGCGTCGAGATCCCGGCGCGCACGGAGGGTGACATGCGGGAGGGGAAGACGACGACGAGGGTCGTGTGCTCGTCCACCGTCGTCGCCTCACGCGCACCGACCTCGCGCACCGAGACCCCGTGGCGCTCCAGCACCTGCGCCAGGGCGCGCGCACCGTCCCCCAGGGGGTTGCGTATGCCGACGGGCGTGGAGTCAAAGCCCGCGCGGGGAAGAAAAGCAATCCCGATGCACACGAGGAGGAGGAAAACGACAATCATGATCGCCGGACGCGCCGCGCTCACGCGCTCGCGGGCCGTGGGGCTCACGATCTGGACCTGCGTGGCTTTCATGCGTTCTCCTGGGCCCGCTGGCAGGCGTGCACAACGAGAGGCGCGAGTTCGCGCAGCGCGTCCACGTCTTCACGCGACACGGAGGAATGACCGTAGCGGACGCGGTCGAAGGTGCGGGCGTGGTGCCCGAGCTGTTGACCGTACTCGGTGGCGAGTCGCGTCGCCGCATCCGCGGCTTCTTTCGCCGTCAGGCCGGGCGTGGAGGAGACGACATCGGCCGTGTCCAGTCCCAGGACCAGCAGGCGGTAGGACCACACGTAGGCCAGGTTCCAGTCCCCGGCCGCCACGGCCTCGTCCAGGGACGCGCGCACGTCCTCCGCGGTGGTCTCCTCCTCGAAGACGGAGTGCGAGGCCCGCGACCGCAGGCGAATCGGGTTGAGAATCAGTGCGATGATGATGGCCGCGAGCGCGATGATGCCCAGGATGATGAGGACCAGCGAGATCGGAGGTGCGCCGGTGCCGCTCCAGGAGGTGGCCTTCGAGAGGCCATCGAGGAAGGACTGGATGAAGCGCGCGATGGGATTCGAGTCGGCGTTGTATTCCGCGCGCGACAGTTCCTCGCTCAGCCAGGACTGAGCCTCGTCGTTGTCGGGCGTCAGGGGAGCGCCGCACGCGAGCACGTGAGTCACCCCCGACCCTGGCTTGCCTGCGCGAGGACGATGGCGAAGTTTTCCTTGCGGATCTTCTGGTCCACGTACATGAGCGTCTGATACGCCGACATGATCGGTAACACGAGGCTGTAGACAAGGGTCTGCAGGGCGCTCGTGATGATGAGGAGCACGACAAAACTCCACGCAGTGTTGGGGTCGTCAAAGGACGCGGAGCTGAGGAACGCGAAGCCGGCACCCATGACGATGACGCTGATCAGCGTGCTGATGATATTGATGATCACGCCGCACACAACGCCGATGAGGAGCACGCGGCCGAGCGTCATCCAGAAGGCGCCGGAGGTCAGGGTCCACGAGCGCTTGAGGGACTGAATGGGGCCCTTGTGTTCGAGGACCGCGCAGATCGGCGCGTACAGGAAACGCACGCTCAGCGAGTACAAGGCGAGCAAGAGAGGCAGTCCGATCAAGAACATCACGCCGGCGAGCGAATACGCGATATCGGATTCGATGCCTTGGATCAGCATGGCCAGGAAGCCTACGGCCCACAGGATCATGGGGATGGCGATGATGAGGAAGAGGAGGAAGGACGCCCCGATCATTGGCAGGAGGCGGCCCCTGACCATGGACCATGCCTGGCCGAAGGTGATCTTCGTGCCGATCACCATCTGCGAGACCGTTACCGACAAGACTCCGTTGATGAGCGCTGCTCCGAGGAAGGTCGCCAGGAAGAGGACCACGTAGCCCAGGAGCATGGAGATGAGGGACAGGGAGGACGATGCGAGGACGTCGCTGTACGAGGCCTGCGGGTCAGACGTGGACTCGCTCAGTGACATGAGCGAGTAGAAAGGTATGAAAACGGCCAGGCCGTTCACGAGGGCCACGATCGCCATGATGAGGATCGTGTAGCCGAAGAGAACCTTGGGGTTGCGGCGCAGCGCGGCGAAGGAGCCGCTCATCAGATCCGAGAGGGTCAGCGGGCGCAGCGCGATGATGCCGGGTTTGGCGGCCCACGCCCAGGAGGTCGATTGGCTGTAGCCGGAGGCGCCGGGTCCCGCATCGGGCCGCGGCTGCCCGTTCTGAGGGGAGGGGAGGGGGGAAACGGGCTGGGTGCCGGGTGCGACGAAGCCGGGCTGGCCGGGCTGGGTGGGCTGGGTGCCGGGTGCGACGAAGCCGGGCTGGGCGCCGGGTGCGACGAAGCCGGGCTGGGCGCTCGACTGCTTGGAGCGCTCCCGGGCGGAGTCGGTCGGATCGGGGGACATCCACGGCGAACTCATCATTGCCTCCAGCATCTCGGTGTTGTACTAGTCTCAATCCTGCCATAGCAACGGATGGGGTGACACCTCTTGTCGGTAAAAAAATGCGGCGGCGCCGGTCGAATCTCCTGCATCCGTGACGAATTCGTGACACTATCGTGACATGAGTTCGCGCATCCTCGTCGTCGACGACGACGTCGCCCTGGCCGAGATGATCGGCATCGTCCTCGAGAATGAGGGCTTTCGCGTCGCCTTTTGTGCCGACGGTTCACAGGCGCTGACTCGGTTTCAGGAGAACAACCCGGACCTGGTCCTCCTCGACGTTATGCTCCCCGGCATGGACGGCTTCGACGTGTGCCGGGCAATCCGTCGCGTCTCTGACGTGCCGATCGTTATGTTGACCGCCCGCTCTGATACGTCCGACGTCGTCACCGGGCTCGAAGCTGGCGCGGACGACTACGTCCCCAAGCCCTTCAAACCCAAGGAACTCGTCGCCCGCGTGCGCGCGCGACTGCGCGGCCGCGAGGACGCGCAGGCCGACGAGGGCCTGACCCTGCAGGACCTGTCAATCGACGTCGCCGGCCACATCGTCAAACGTGGGGCCCGCGTCATCGCGCTGACCCCCCTCGAATTCGACCTGCTCGCCACGCTGGCGCGCTCCCCCTGGAAGGTCTTTTCCCGCGAGGAGCTCCTCGAGCAGGTGTGGGGATACCGCCACGCCGCCGACACCAGGCTCGTGAACGTCCACGTGCAGCGCCTGCGCTCCAAGATCGAACGCGACCCGGAAAAACCCGAACTGGTCGTCACCGTCCGCGGAGTGGGCTACCGTGCCGGCGCGGGAGCGTAACCACCCCCTGCGTCTCCTCACCGGGGCCGTGGCCTCGTCGAGGCCGTGGACGTTCCTGCGTTCCTCGCAGATCGTTCACCGCATCCGCCATTCCCTCTCGGCCAAGCTCGCCGTCGCGATCACGCTCGCGGCCCTCGTGCTCCTCCTCGTCTTCGGCATTATCGTCGCCTCCCAGCTGCGCTCCTCGATGTTCGAAACCCGCAAGGATGCGATCCTGGCGGACGCGTCGCTGCGCTTCTCCTCGGCCCAATCCGTCTTCTCCTCCTCGACCGCCACGTCCCCCGACCAGGTCCAGGAATCCGCGCGCGGCGCCCTGGCCTCGCTCAAGGCGTCGGCCGCCGGCGCCGGCGCGACCAACGTCGCCCTCCTGCGCTCGGAGGGCTCCACACCCTCGTTACGCATCAACCAGATCGAGGACGAACAGATGCGCGGGCTGATCACGCCCCAGATGCGCGAGGCCGTGGCTCAGGGAGGCGCCCAGTGGCAGTCCGTGGGCATCAGGGCCTCCGACTCCGACAAGGTCTCTCCCGGCATCCTCGTGGGCACACAGGTTCAGCTGCCCCGCGCGGGCACCCACGAGCTCTACATCCTCTACTCCCTGGCTGCCGACCAGCGCCAGGTCGACGTCGTCCTGCGCGTCCTCGTCCTGTCCGCCCTGCCGATCATCGTCACCCTGCCCATCGGCGTATTCGCCCTGCTGCACCGCCTCCTCCTGCCCGTGCGCCTGACCGTCTCGGCCGCCACGAAGGCCGCGGAGGGGGACCTGGACGTGCGCGTCGAGGTCCACGGCGCCGACGAAATGGCGGCCCTGGGGCGCGCCTTCAACGCGATGACCTCCTCCCTGCAGGACACAATCTCGCGCTACGACGAACTGGCCAAGCTCCAGCAGCGCTTCGTCTCCGACGTCTCCCACGAGCTACGCACTCCGCTGACCACCATCCGCATGGCCGAGGACATCGTGTGGGACAACCGCGAGGACCTGCCCGCGCACGCGCGCCGCTCCGCCGAGCTCCTACACGATCAGACCGAACGCATGGAACAGATGCTCGCGGACCTGCTCGAAATCTCGCGCTACGACGCCGCCAGCGCGCTCCTGGACGCGGAGGAACGCGACCTGCGCCCGATCGTCACCCGCGTCGTCGAGGCCTGCGCCGAGCTCGCGCAACGCCAGGGCGTCCCGGTCGAGGTCGTGGCCCCCGCCCGGGCCGCAGCCGAGATCGACGAGCGGCGCATCGAGCGCGTCATCCGCAACCTCGTCGTCAACGCCATCGAGCACGCGGACGGGACCCGGGTGACCATCACGGTGGCCACTAGCGCCACTGACGTGGCCTGCCGCGTGCGCGACCGAGGCGTGGGCATGACCCAGGAGGTCGCCGACCACGTCTTCGACCGTTTCTACCGGGCCGACACGGCGCGCGCTCGCACGACGGGCGGCACTGGCCTGGGGCTAGCCATCGCGACGGAGGACGTGGCGATCCACGGAGGCCGCCTCCAAGCCTACGGCGAGCCGGGCAAGGGAGCCTCGTTCCTGATGACCCTGCCCAAGCACGCCGGAGACGAGATCGCCAGCCGGCCGCTTGCCCTGTGGGAGGACGAATGAGGAGACATCTCGCCCTGATCGCGTGCGCCGCGCTGGCGCTCGCGGGCTGCGCGTCGCTGCCCACGTCCTCGCCGCCCGCGCCCTTCGACGTGTCCGCGCGCGACGGCAGCGGCGTCCAGTTTTCGGCGGAGGGCCCCTCGGACGGGTCGGATGCCGCGACCCTCGTGTCGGACTTCCTGCTGGCGTGCGCCGCGGGACCCCAGGACGACTACGCGACCGCGCGCCTGTTCCTGACGGCGGCCTCGGCGCGCTCCTGGCAGCCCGAAACCGAGATCCTCGTCTACGACACGGACACGGCGCCCGCCGTCAGCGCGACCTCGGAGAATGCCTCGCGCTCCGAGGTGACGGTGTCCGTCCTGGGGGTGGCGAGCATCGACCAGGCGGGCGTGCTGACGCGCTCGAACGGGGCGACAGTTACGCGCACCTTCACTCTCGTCCGCGAGGATGGGCAGTGGCGCATTGACGCTCCCGAGAACATGATTCTCATCAGCCGGGCTGGCCTGACGGCCTCGTACTCGCTCGCGAACCTGTATTTCCCGAGCACTGATGGCACGGAACTGGTCGCGGATCCGCGCTGGTACCCCTCCCGGCGCCTGGCCTCCCACCTGCTGGCGGGCCTCGTCAACGGGCCGCGAGCCGACCTCGATTCCGTGGTCGCGAACGCGATCCCGGCGGGGGCGACGCTGCCCTCCCACGGCGTGGAGGTCAACGACGGGGTCGCTCGCGTCGAGCTGAACGCCTCCATGCCGCCGGGCGAGTCCGCGCGAGAGAGCCTGCAGTGGGAGCTGACGCGCACGCTCACCCAGGCCGCCGACGTGTCGCAGGTGAGCGTGTCCCTGACGGGCGAGGTCATGGAGGTGGCTGCCCTGCCGACGCCGCCCTCGTACTCTCTCGATACGCTGGTGGGCGCGGGGAGCTCGGGCGTGGGTATCATCTCCTCCTCGGGCGTGGCGCCCCGCGCCTCGGCCACCGACGCGTTGAACCCGACCGCGTCGCCGGTCGATTCGTCCCTGGTTGCCTGGAGTGGCGCCGACGGCGTCTACGCGGAGCGGGCCGGGACCGCGGTGGCTTTTCTGCCGGGCCAGGCCCCGCTGGGGCCCTCGATCGATCGCTACGGCTGGGTGTGGGGGCCGGCCACGTCCGCGTCGACGCTGAGCGTGGGCGGGGGAGCCGATGGCGCCTTTGATGTCGCCATCGAGTCGGAGAGTGCGGGGGAGATCCGCGCGGTT encodes:
- a CDS encoding RDD family protein, whose translation is MSAQRIESSDFQDDYVRTGEAVSLDVSPASPMERIASATIDGTTYVGAMFILILIATKTWSGDSESALRIFIIALTSSTLFFVPFAVEVATGGRSLGKWAMNLRVVRDDGGPITARHSAVRVGVGIVENWLSLGAIALASEFLSSKGKRLGDLAAGTMVCSQGSAVFYPPLVMPPGLEVWAATATILPLDDELVAEARAFLGTNRSLNRALRIQVATSLADRLSRRVQTPLPEGLHPELVIAAVLVARRDREWWREIERRHRGAQRFHEATKPRFGL
- a CDS encoding stage II sporulation protein M, whose translation is MDIDVLRVSGKNQWKRLDELTRARVLSGEDIDELDRLYRSATTDLARVRTVSPDPDVIAELSRILSAARGRLAGTGGLTGAVIARFFVVSLPLALYRIRWVILGVMAVFIALCAIQAHYMMTTPEAMNELGSPERLRTYAQSEFVEYYSQDTHAEFGVSVWANNAWITLISIGTGITGFFPLKILWDNAVSLGTSAAVVITYGGAWHFFRFILPHGVPELTAVFISIAAGLRIFWAFLVPGPASRFQAVGQAARAAMTVAVGCAILLAGSGFLEGFVTPSELPDALKISLGLLLTAAAWAYILLLGHRADRAGLSSDVGTDAGYYQPVSG
- a CDS encoding DUF58 domain-containing protein; protein product: MIVSARSALLVLVGLIPLAFAPSRAFAWGWFGIIVATCVLDALGAPSPRTLRLRREVTGPIRADQTTTATLRLSNTTKRRMSLDVRDAWPPSLRPSPPRRRVSIGGRGAEKISTTLSPTRRGTRHADVVTIRSWGPLHLGARQVSIAAPLTLSVLPEFKARVLLPSRLARLHELEGTTPTTLRGAGTEFDSLRAYVLGDDPRDIDWRASARAPELMVRQWRPERDRHVVIVVDCGRAASALLGAPERMEVDSIALGCAPRLDSSIETAFLLAALADRAGDKVHVLAVDSHVRARVSGVRGPKIIETLARTFTDISARLDVTDWSQVAATVEQTVHHSAFVVIATKIPPAGMETEFTDALSRLTERHTVLVASATDPDELRARRGRADAEEVFLAASAALSQRADEAGAADVRLAGALTLQASADLLPARTADRYIELKKSGRL
- a CDS encoding MoxR family ATPase → MTSPMPTPQYGPTGAGAVPPGGYAPRGGANLAAPAQGAPASFTAPTGEGWSGRSLSEAEKNTQGALLALKAEIGKAVVGQDGATTGLIVALVAGGHALLEGVPGVAKTLLVRTLARALDVEMARIQFTPDLMPADITGSMVWDAGRSEFVFREGPVFTNLLLADEINRTPPKTQSALLESMEEHTVSIDGATRALPDPFMVIATQNPVEYEGTYPLPEAQLDRFLVKLELPLPSREAEIDIVARHQAGFNPMSLAEAGIRPVAGAADIHAAAVAASRVEIAPAVMAYLVDVCRATRTSPAVRLGVSPRGATALLRTSRVWAFLQGRGFVTPDDVKTMAPVTLAHRLGLRAEANLEGITATDVVSGVLAATPVPR
- a CDS encoding DUF4350 domain-containing protein; this encodes MKATQVQIVSPTARERVSAARPAIMIVVFLLLVCIGIAFLPRAGFDSTPVGIRNPLGDGARALAQVLERHGVSVREVGAREATTVDEHTTLVVVFPSRMSPSVRAGISTRANVVYIGLEQEYGSSPSYLDGLTSSRAWKAPERTSPGCSSEAANRARSLTSSNYTVSNGGSGWQLCFTADGQEYAYAERSEPGRFRAVIPDSLRVRNRAILDEGNAALALNAIGRTDKVAWYVVTSDDSMSQEDPVLTESPYLAPAFLMVIGAVLLASLARGKRLGPLTPERLPIEVPAAETLVGKARLMRSQRSYAHAATALRSATASRIASTLGVAHSADREALVRAIEARGLPPSRYETLLWGPPPTSEADLVQLANDLDALEKEIRHD
- a CDS encoding DUF4129 domain-containing protein encodes the protein MTHVLACGAPLTPDNDEAQSWLSEELSRAEYNADSNPIARFIQSFLDGLSKATSWSGTGAPPISLVLIILGIIALAAIIIALILNPIRLRSRASHSVFEEETTAEDVRASLDEAVAAGDWNLAYVWSYRLLVLGLDTADVVSSTPGLTAKEAADAATRLATEYGQQLGHHARTFDRVRYGHSSVSREDVDALRELAPLVVHACQRAQENA
- the mtrA gene encoding MtrAB system response regulator MtrA — encoded protein: MSSRILVVDDDVALAEMIGIVLENEGFRVAFCADGSQALTRFQENNPDLVLLDVMLPGMDGFDVCRAIRRVSDVPIVMLTARSDTSDVVTGLEAGADDYVPKPFKPKELVARVRARLRGREDAQADEGLTLQDLSIDVAGHIVKRGARVIALTPLEFDLLATLARSPWKVFSREELLEQVWGYRHAADTRLVNVHVQRLRSKIERDPEKPELVVTVRGVGYRAGAGA
- the mtrB gene encoding MtrAB system histidine kinase MtrB, encoding MPARERNHPLRLLTGAVASSRPWTFLRSSQIVHRIRHSLSAKLAVAITLAALVLLLVFGIIVASQLRSSMFETRKDAILADASLRFSSAQSVFSSSTATSPDQVQESARGALASLKASAAGAGATNVALLRSEGSTPSLRINQIEDEQMRGLITPQMREAVAQGGAQWQSVGIRASDSDKVSPGILVGTQVQLPRAGTHELYILYSLAADQRQVDVVLRVLVLSALPIIVTLPIGVFALLHRLLLPVRLTVSAATKAAEGDLDVRVEVHGADEMAALGRAFNAMTSSLQDTISRYDELAKLQQRFVSDVSHELRTPLTTIRMAEDIVWDNREDLPAHARRSAELLHDQTERMEQMLADLLEISRYDAASALLDAEERDLRPIVTRVVEACAELAQRQGVPVEVVAPARAAAEIDERRIERVIRNLVVNAIEHADGTRVTITVATSATDVACRVRDRGVGMTQEVADHVFDRFYRADTARARTTGGTGLGLAIATEDVAIHGGRLQAYGEPGKGASFLMTLPKHAGDEIASRPLALWEDE
- a CDS encoding GerMN domain-containing protein — protein: MRRHLALIACAALALAGCASLPTSSPPAPFDVSARDGSGVQFSAEGPSDGSDAATLVSDFLLACAAGPQDDYATARLFLTAASARSWQPETEILVYDTDTAPAVSATSENASRSEVTVSVLGVASIDQAGVLTRSNGATVTRTFTLVREDGQWRIDAPENMILISRAGLTASYSLANLYFPSTDGTELVADPRWYPSRRLASHLLAGLVNGPRADLDSVVANAIPAGATLPSHGVEVNDGVARVELNASMPPGESARESLQWELTRTLTQAADVSQVSVSLTGEVMEVAALPTPPSYSLDTLVGAGSSGVGIISSSGVAPRASATDALNPTASPVDSSLVAWSGADGVYAERAGTAVAFLPGQAPLGPSIDRYGWVWGPATSASTLSVGGGADGAFDVAIESESAGEIRAVRVSPDGSRALVVRGSTPSAWVGVIERGPGGRPQAVRSLEQVFLDGAVIDASWTTSTGLAVAVRGGSGEDDQLVTMTLGGLPSSLPLPIRVSSMSAGASSASVVIVGTDDAGKKQVLVRSGALWQNVVVDVSSARYAG